In Treponema primitia ZAS-2, a genomic segment contains:
- a CDS encoding beta-mannosidase yields MQKYLLDGEWHLREAGTDKELSVMIPGSVLEAYTKAGLLPDPYYGENEKNITSLFEKEFEYRRSFTVAEELLAEDTVDLVCLGLDTLGDIILNGQKIASVNNMHRAWRFGVKSLLKKGENEIMIRFHSPNAFIRQAFENGNITYVNLGNMAGSGYLRKAHSQFGWDWGPQLPDVGIWRSIFLEASGTARIGDVYITQKHEKGRVDLRLKVRIDTPDRRHFWAEDRRLCGRIRISPPSGSLIEQQVDLDLDENTFSITIENPQLWWPNGLGAHPLYGVELELLSPGSEDPGSPLDIYRCKIGLRTMTISTEADQWGREFALMVNGLKVFSMGADYIPEDSIIPRVNADRTRKLLEDCVKANFNTIRVWGGGYYPDDFFYDLCDELGLVVWQDLMFACNIYVFTEDFTANVAEEVRQNIRRIRHHASLGLWCGNNEMEVAWVDWETVRDHPKAVKADYIKLFEVLLPQLARETDPNTFYWLASPSSGGSFDEPNADDRGDVHYWEVWHGLKSFAEYRKHYFRYCSEFGFEALPELDTIASFSAPEDHNLFSPVMEAHQKCPSGNGKILYYISETYRYPKDFASLVYISQILQMESIQYGVEHWRRYRGRCMGAIYWQLNDCWPVISWASIDYYGRWKALHYGARRFFAPLMVSIFNEVKNIRLFTHNETPEAVNGLVRLTLRDRDFRALASDEVQVGIPALSAAEVFARDYAELVNTAELERSVFVEAELLIDRRVVSRQTAFFAAPKAFSFKRPRYTLDLIETGDAFVIRLKADTFCRFVQLKISGEDVVFQDNYFDIVNSEGREILVLKSDLKDSYTAETLKGKVEILSVGDTY; encoded by the coding sequence GTGCAAAAATATTTATTGGATGGCGAATGGCATTTACGGGAGGCGGGGACAGATAAAGAACTTTCTGTCATGATCCCCGGGAGTGTGCTGGAGGCGTATACTAAGGCAGGATTGCTGCCGGATCCCTATTATGGGGAGAACGAAAAAAACATAACTTCTCTATTTGAGAAGGAATTTGAATATCGCCGTAGTTTTACGGTTGCTGAAGAATTGCTTGCGGAAGATACGGTGGATCTGGTATGCCTCGGCCTGGACACCCTGGGGGATATAATCCTGAATGGGCAGAAAATAGCTTCGGTGAACAATATGCACCGTGCCTGGCGTTTCGGCGTAAAGTCTCTGCTTAAAAAAGGGGAAAACGAAATTATGATCCGTTTTCATTCTCCCAATGCTTTTATCAGGCAGGCGTTTGAAAACGGGAATATTACCTATGTTAATCTTGGGAATATGGCCGGTTCGGGATATCTCCGTAAAGCCCACAGCCAGTTTGGCTGGGACTGGGGTCCCCAGCTGCCGGACGTCGGAATCTGGCGGAGTATTTTTTTGGAAGCCTCCGGTACTGCGCGGATTGGTGATGTGTACATTACCCAGAAACATGAGAAGGGAAGGGTCGATCTTCGGCTTAAGGTACGGATCGATACCCCGGATCGCCGGCATTTCTGGGCGGAAGATCGCCGCCTCTGCGGAAGGATTAGGATAAGTCCGCCCTCAGGATCGCTGATAGAGCAGCAGGTGGATCTTGATCTTGATGAAAACACTTTTAGCATTACCATAGAAAATCCTCAGCTTTGGTGGCCCAACGGTTTGGGCGCCCATCCCCTCTATGGGGTGGAACTGGAACTCTTAAGCCCCGGATCGGAAGACCCTGGTTCCCCTCTTGATATATACCGCTGCAAAATAGGATTGCGGACCATGACTATCAGTACCGAAGCGGACCAGTGGGGCAGAGAATTTGCCCTTATGGTGAATGGGCTAAAGGTCTTCTCCATGGGGGCAGACTATATCCCCGAAGACAGTATTATTCCGCGGGTAAATGCGGACCGTACCCGAAAGCTTCTGGAAGACTGCGTTAAGGCGAATTTCAACACTATCCGTGTGTGGGGCGGCGGATACTATCCGGATGATTTTTTCTATGATCTTTGCGATGAGCTGGGCCTTGTGGTCTGGCAGGATCTGATGTTTGCATGTAATATTTATGTGTTCACCGAAGATTTTACCGCCAATGTAGCGGAAGAGGTACGGCAGAATATCAGGCGTATCCGTCACCATGCCTCCCTGGGCCTCTGGTGCGGTAATAACGAAATGGAAGTAGCCTGGGTTGACTGGGAAACGGTAAGGGATCATCCCAAGGCAGTTAAGGCGGATTACATCAAATTGTTTGAAGTACTGCTGCCTCAATTGGCCCGGGAGACGGACCCAAACACATTCTACTGGCTGGCTTCTCCCTCTTCGGGGGGCAGCTTTGATGAACCCAATGCCGATGACCGGGGTGATGTGCACTACTGGGAAGTATGGCACGGCCTTAAGTCCTTTGCCGAGTACCGCAAGCATTACTTCCGGTACTGTTCGGAATTCGGTTTTGAGGCCCTTCCCGAGCTGGATACTATCGCTTCTTTTTCTGCCCCCGAAGACCACAACCTCTTTTCTCCGGTAATGGAAGCCCACCAAAAATGCCCCAGTGGTAATGGCAAAATTCTTTACTATATCTCCGAGACCTACCGGTATCCTAAGGACTTTGCTTCCCTGGTGTATATTTCCCAGATATTACAGATGGAAAGTATCCAGTACGGGGTGGAACATTGGCGGCGTTACCGGGGCCGCTGCATGGGCGCTATCTACTGGCAGCTCAACGATTGCTGGCCGGTGATCTCCTGGGCCAGTATTGATTATTACGGCCGCTGGAAAGCCCTTCATTATGGCGCGCGGCGTTTTTTTGCCCCCCTGATGGTGAGTATCTTTAACGAAGTGAAAAATATACGCCTCTTTACCCACAACGAAACCCCGGAGGCTGTAAACGGCCTGGTGCGGCTTACCCTGCGGGATCGGGATTTCCGGGCTTTGGCATCCGACGAAGTACAGGTTGGGATTCCTGCCCTCAGCGCCGCTGAGGTGTTTGCCAGGGACTATGCGGAACTGGTCAATACGGCGGAGCTGGAGCGGAGTGTTTTTGTTGAAGCAGAATTACTGATTGATCGCAGGGTTGTTTCCCGGCAGACCGCCTTTTTTGCTGCTCCCAAAGCTTTTTCTTTCAAGCGGCCCCGGTATACCCTGGACCTGATCGAAACCGGGGATGCCTTTGTTATAAGGTTAAAGGCCGATACTTTCTGCCGGTTTGTGCAGCTTAAAATTTCGGGTGAGGATGTGGTCTTTCAGGATAACTACTTCGATATTGTAAATAGTGAAGGGCGGGAGATTCTGGTTCTAAAATCGGATCTGAAGGATAGTTATACTGCGGAAACCCTCAAGGGCAAGGTGGAAATTCTCAGTGTGGGCGACACGTACTGA
- a CDS encoding GH1 family beta-glucosidase, protein MGFRDDFVWGGASASYQVEGAAAEDGRGPSVWDMFCREPGRILDGSSGDTACDHYHLYQKDVNLMKEIDYKAYRFSIAWPRIIPGGDGKLNEKGLDFYDRLLDSLAAADITPYATLFHWDYPYALFRRGGWLNPDSPKWFADYVSVVAKRLGDRLPYIFTYNEPQCFIGLSYDNTEHAPGIHFPIWDTLHMLHHALLGHGLAVQALRSIAPKTQIGYAPTGSAHYPATDSAADREAARKAYFAVEERPFWSVSVWSDPIFLGRYPEELLKKYGQYMPPIGQDDMKIISEKLDFLGQNIYNGSPVRSDGKGGYEYPKRKTGYAFTAAKWPVTPEALYWGPKFLQERYGMPLYITENGLSCQDTVSVDGKVHDPARIDFLRRYLRELRRASEDGVDIRGYFHWCVTDNFEWAKGYTDRFGMVYCDFETQERILKDSAYWYRDIIRSNGKDL, encoded by the coding sequence ATGGGATTTCGGGATGATTTTGTGTGGGGCGGCGCGTCCGCCTCGTATCAGGTAGAGGGGGCCGCCGCTGAAGACGGGCGCGGCCCTTCGGTATGGGATATGTTTTGCAGGGAGCCGGGCCGCATTCTTGACGGATCCAGCGGGGATACCGCCTGCGATCACTATCATCTTTATCAGAAAGATGTAAATCTTATGAAAGAGATAGATTACAAAGCTTACCGGTTCTCCATTGCCTGGCCCCGGATCATACCCGGGGGAGACGGGAAGCTTAATGAAAAGGGGCTTGATTTTTATGACCGCCTCCTGGACAGTCTTGCTGCGGCGGATATCACCCCCTATGCTACGCTCTTCCATTGGGATTATCCCTATGCCCTTTTTCGCAGGGGCGGCTGGCTCAACCCTGACAGTCCCAAATGGTTTGCCGATTATGTTTCGGTGGTAGCAAAACGGCTGGGGGATCGGCTTCCCTATATCTTCACCTACAATGAGCCCCAGTGTTTTATCGGCCTTTCTTACGATAACACCGAACATGCCCCGGGGATACACTTTCCCATCTGGGATACCCTGCACATGCTGCACCATGCCCTTTTGGGGCACGGCCTTGCGGTTCAGGCTTTGCGCAGTATTGCTCCCAAAACGCAGATTGGCTACGCCCCTACGGGAAGCGCCCACTATCCCGCCACGGATAGCGCTGCGGATAGGGAGGCGGCGCGGAAAGCTTACTTCGCTGTGGAGGAACGGCCTTTCTGGTCAGTATCGGTGTGGAGTGATCCGATTTTTCTGGGCCGCTACCCGGAGGAGCTTCTGAAAAAGTACGGACAGTACATGCCCCCCATAGGGCAGGACGATATGAAGATCATCAGTGAAAAATTAGATTTTCTGGGCCAGAATATTTATAACGGCTCCCCGGTGCGCTCCGATGGAAAGGGCGGCTATGAGTACCCCAAGCGAAAAACCGGATATGCCTTTACAGCAGCCAAGTGGCCGGTCACCCCCGAAGCCCTGTACTGGGGCCCGAAATTCCTACAGGAACGGTACGGAATGCCCCTCTACATCACCGAAAACGGTCTTTCCTGCCAGGACACGGTTTCTGTGGACGGTAAGGTCCACGATCCGGCCCGCATCGACTTTCTCCGCCGCTACCTCAGAGAACTGCGCAGGGCTAGTGAGGATGGCGTTGATATACGGGGTTACTTCCATTGGTGCGTTACGGATAACTTTGAATGGGCAAAAGGTTATACCGATCGTTTCGGCATGGTATACTGCGATTTTGAAACCCAGGAACGGATACTCAAGGATTCTGCATACTGGTACCGGGATATAATTCGGTCTAACGGGAAGGATCTCTGA
- the ilvD gene encoding dihydroxy-acid dehydratase, with protein MASTKRQEIRCPDDFGVADMLNSQKIRALAPEMDPLRLGMGWTAEDLEKPQIIVESTFGDSHPGSAHLFELVEEASRSVSASGGKAARYFATDICDGMAQGHDGINYSLASRSIIADMIEIHANATSFDAGVFIASCDKGMPAHLMAIGRINIPSIVITGGVMDAGPELLTLEQIGKYSAMEKRGEISSEQLNYYKHHACPSCGACSFMGTASTMQVMAEALGLMLPGTALMPATSADLKEAAHRAGAQAVKLAEMGLKARDIVTMKSFENAILVHAAISGSTNSLLHIPAIAHEFALNVDGDLFDRLHRDAHYLLDIRPTGRWPAQFFYYAGGVPAIMEEIKEHLHLDVLTVTGKTLGENLEDIKKEGFFEKCETYLVPWNIKRTDIIRPYDKAIDTNGAIGILKGNLAPGGAVVKHSAVPKEMFTALLHARPFDSEEEALAAVLAHDIKPGDAVFIRYEGPKGSGMPEMFYTTEAISSDAELGKTIALITDGRFSGASKGPAIGHVSPEAAEGGPIALVEEGDLIQIDIPNRILAIVGIKGERKTPEEIDAVLRERKTRWHPHSPRYSGGVLKLFSERAVEPMKGGYME; from the coding sequence ATGGCATCTACAAAGCGGCAGGAAATACGTTGCCCTGATGATTTTGGAGTAGCAGATATGTTGAACAGCCAGAAAATACGGGCCCTTGCCCCCGAAATGGACCCCCTGCGTTTAGGAATGGGATGGACAGCGGAGGACCTTGAAAAGCCGCAAATCATCGTAGAAAGTACCTTCGGGGACAGCCATCCCGGCAGCGCCCATCTCTTTGAACTGGTTGAAGAAGCCAGCCGGTCGGTTTCCGCGTCCGGGGGCAAGGCCGCCCGCTATTTTGCCACAGATATCTGTGACGGCATGGCCCAAGGGCATGACGGGATCAACTATTCCCTGGCCAGCCGGTCCATTATAGCGGACATGATAGAAATCCATGCCAATGCTACTAGCTTTGACGCCGGTGTCTTTATCGCCAGTTGCGACAAGGGTATGCCCGCTCACCTGATGGCCATAGGCCGCATTAATATTCCCAGCATCGTTATTACCGGTGGGGTTATGGACGCCGGCCCTGAGCTTTTGACCCTGGAACAGATAGGGAAGTACAGCGCCATGGAAAAACGGGGGGAAATAAGCAGCGAACAGCTTAACTATTATAAACACCACGCCTGTCCTTCCTGCGGGGCCTGCAGCTTCATGGGCACCGCTTCTACCATGCAGGTTATGGCGGAAGCCCTGGGCTTAATGCTCCCGGGAACCGCCCTGATGCCCGCCACCAGTGCTGATCTGAAGGAAGCGGCGCACCGGGCCGGCGCCCAGGCAGTAAAGCTGGCGGAGATGGGGCTTAAAGCCCGGGATATAGTTACCATGAAAAGTTTTGAAAACGCCATTCTGGTTCATGCAGCTATTTCCGGAAGCACCAATAGCCTCCTGCACATCCCCGCCATTGCCCATGAATTCGCCCTGAATGTGGACGGGGACCTCTTTGACCGCCTGCACCGGGACGCCCATTATCTTCTGGATATACGCCCAACCGGACGCTGGCCTGCGCAATTTTTCTACTACGCTGGTGGGGTTCCTGCAATCATGGAAGAAATAAAGGAGCACCTTCACTTGGATGTCCTTACGGTAACCGGCAAAACCTTGGGTGAAAACCTTGAGGATATTAAGAAAGAAGGTTTTTTTGAAAAATGCGAAACCTACCTTGTCCCCTGGAATATAAAACGGACCGATATCATACGGCCCTATGACAAAGCCATTGATACCAATGGGGCCATAGGGATACTGAAGGGAAACCTTGCCCCAGGCGGCGCGGTGGTAAAACATTCCGCAGTTCCCAAAGAGATGTTCACCGCCCTGCTCCACGCCCGCCCCTTTGACAGCGAAGAAGAAGCCCTGGCCGCAGTATTGGCCCATGACATAAAGCCCGGGGATGCGGTATTTATCCGCTACGAAGGCCCCAAAGGCAGCGGAATGCCCGAAATGTTTTACACCACTGAGGCTATAAGCTCCGACGCAGAATTGGGCAAGACCATTGCCCTGATCACCGATGGCCGTTTTTCCGGGGCCAGCAAAGGTCCTGCTATCGGCCATGTCTCCCCCGAAGCAGCCGAGGGCGGGCCAATTGCCCTGGTGGAAGAAGGGGACCTGATTCAGATCGATATCCCAAACCGCATTCTGGCAATTGTGGGGATCAAGGGAGAGCGGAAGACCCCAGAAGAAATAGATGCAGTGCTGAGGGAACGGAAAACCCGATGGCACCCGCACTCCCCACGGTATTCCGGCGGGGTATTGAAATTATTTTCTGAACGCGCGGTGGAGCCCATGAAGGGCGGATATATGGAATAA
- a CDS encoding extracellular solute-binding protein translates to MKNLKRFLLISFASVLVILCVACTGKKDSQNGGQVELRVLNYYDMTAASAADEIPTVWEAFEKANPDIKLIREDLFNEPFHNKVEAYAAAGQLPDVVYAWPSGRSSTLHTQHLLKDLAPLIQRDGLASIYVPASLDPTAQGAGYIGILPRAITSSHTFYVNNEVLKDAGLSPAKTYAELKAQVPVLRAKGYDTVLIAQQDTWVMQSCFFSLVAGRFGGEGWEKKILSGQAKFTDSDFVSALEFIKTMYDDGVLTKATLTTDYGSVIGQFSTNKGAYLIDGDWRIAAFITDKSTGQALISPARQNSIDITVFPDISGAKLNKSTSTILGTGWGMNANIPAGSAKEDAAWRLIKWLSGKEVQSWLLETGGTVTPTRTDIDTGSLALEPMQKGGGALGTQYTTGTVVIDGAFHSDVYTPINDGLQQIGAGTRTPRQVAEAAQRAFDTWKASQ, encoded by the coding sequence GTGAAAAATCTAAAACGTTTTTTATTAATTTCTTTTGCCTCGGTATTGGTAATACTCTGTGTTGCCTGTACGGGTAAAAAGGATAGTCAAAACGGGGGCCAGGTTGAGCTACGGGTATTAAATTATTATGATATGACCGCCGCCAGCGCTGCCGATGAGATCCCTACGGTATGGGAGGCCTTTGAGAAGGCGAATCCGGATATCAAACTAATCCGGGAAGATCTGTTTAACGAACCCTTCCATAACAAGGTCGAGGCCTATGCGGCGGCGGGACAGCTGCCGGATGTGGTATATGCATGGCCATCGGGAAGGTCCTCAACCCTCCATACCCAGCATTTATTGAAGGATCTGGCCCCCCTTATTCAGAGAGATGGGCTTGCCTCAATCTATGTGCCGGCATCTCTTGATCCCACTGCTCAGGGAGCAGGGTACATTGGTATCCTTCCCCGGGCTATCACCTCAAGCCATACCTTCTATGTCAATAACGAAGTTCTGAAGGATGCGGGTCTTAGCCCGGCCAAGACCTATGCGGAACTCAAGGCACAGGTCCCTGTGCTCCGGGCCAAGGGCTATGATACTGTTTTAATAGCCCAGCAGGATACTTGGGTTATGCAGTCCTGTTTCTTCTCCCTGGTGGCGGGCCGTTTCGGCGGCGAGGGCTGGGAAAAGAAGATACTTTCGGGGCAGGCGAAATTCACGGACAGTGATTTTGTGTCAGCCCTGGAGTTTATCAAGACCATGTATGATGACGGGGTCCTTACCAAGGCGACCCTTACTACTGACTACGGTAGTGTTATTGGGCAGTTTTCCACCAACAAGGGCGCCTATCTTATCGATGGCGACTGGCGTATTGCCGCCTTTATCACCGATAAATCCACCGGGCAGGCCCTGATTAGCCCCGCGCGGCAGAACAGTATTGATATAACCGTATTCCCCGATATTTCCGGCGCAAAGCTTAATAAATCTACCTCCACCATCCTTGGCACCGGCTGGGGCATGAACGCCAATATTCCTGCGGGCTCTGCTAAGGAAGATGCGGCATGGCGGCTGATAAAGTGGCTTTCGGGCAAAGAAGTCCAGTCCTGGCTTCTTGAGACCGGCGGTACCGTTACCCCGACCCGGACGGACATTGATACCGGATCCCTCGCCCTGGAACCCATGCAGAAGGGCGGCGGCGCTCTGGGTACCCAGTATACCACCGGTACGGTGGTTATTGACGGCGCTTTCCACAGCGATGTCTATACTCCTATCAACGATGGCTTACAGCAGATCGGTGCGGGAACCAGGACACCCCGGCAGGTTGCCGAGGCAGCTCAGCGGGCCTTTGATACCTGGAAGGCAAGCCAATAG
- a CDS encoding carbohydrate ABC transporter permease yields MYKISAKREQWKAYLILVVPAALIYFSVMAFPTIFSIGLSLTNYNGGKIFGNPKLVFTGFSSYLRIFQDPDFYLALKNNLFIVLISVFGQIPLGFGLAYILSRRLVKGVDFFQTMIYLPNVISPVIIGILFKSFYLNQDSVYMELLRKLNPAAEFTLSNHPMIPVLVVMLWMYTGMYVIIFLANLQRIDTSVIEAAKIDGASEAQTLWYILLPALSGVIVTCAILAISGSLKSFDLLFVMTGGGPAKQTSVLSLYMYSKAFVGAPNYPLANAISTVMVIISFILIGLTQGMEKRFGGKE; encoded by the coding sequence ATGTACAAAATAAGCGCCAAAAGAGAACAGTGGAAGGCTTATCTTATTCTGGTTGTGCCTGCAGCGCTAATATATTTTTCTGTTATGGCCTTTCCGACCATATTTTCCATAGGGTTAAGCCTGACCAACTATAATGGCGGTAAGATCTTCGGCAACCCCAAGCTTGTCTTTACGGGATTTTCCAGTTACCTCAGAATATTTCAGGACCCTGATTTTTACCTTGCCCTGAAGAATAATCTTTTTATTGTGCTCATATCCGTGTTCGGGCAGATTCCCCTGGGTTTTGGCCTGGCTTATATTTTATCCCGCCGCCTGGTAAAGGGTGTTGATTTTTTTCAAACCATGATTTACCTGCCCAATGTTATTTCTCCGGTTATCATCGGTATTTTGTTTAAGAGCTTTTATCTGAACCAGGACAGCGTATACATGGAACTTCTGAGAAAGCTAAACCCTGCAGCGGAATTCACCCTGAGTAATCACCCCATGATTCCCGTGTTGGTGGTGATGCTTTGGATGTATACCGGAATGTATGTGATCATCTTCCTGGCAAACCTGCAGCGGATTGATACATCCGTCATTGAGGCGGCCAAGATCGACGGCGCCAGCGAAGCCCAGACTCTGTGGTATATCCTGCTGCCGGCTCTTTCAGGGGTTATTGTTACCTGCGCTATCCTGGCGATTTCCGGTTCCCTGAAATCCTTTGATCTTTTGTTTGTTATGACCGGCGGTGGGCCGGCAAAGCAAACCAGTGTGCTTTCCCTCTATATGTACAGTAAAGCTTTTGTGGGCGCACCGAATTATCCTCTGGCAAATGCCATCTCAACAGTAATGGTGATTATCAGTTTTATTCTGATAGGCCTTACCCAGGGTATGGAAAAACGCTTCGGCGGAAAGGAGTAG
- a CDS encoding carbohydrate ABC transporter permease, whose protein sequence is MDVRKSPWGVKILIYLVMFIFTVLAIYPILWLVIQSFKTTQEYLTTSKLALPKLWFPGNYPYAWKLGKFGMLLLNSLFYTIVTVMGVVVFGFMAGFAFAKIKNKATPLLHGMFIVGILITLQSIMVPLFLMVNTVHLYDTRLGILIPYIGIGLPMGVYLSTEYIRHIPEALIESARLDGTGYLKTFFFIIFPMSAPVAMTVGILTFTGTWNEFMLINILAASDTIKSIPVGVGRFSGALASDYGKQFSALVIGLIPMLLFYLIFRRQITKGVAAGAVKG, encoded by the coding sequence ATGGATGTACGAAAAAGCCCCTGGGGCGTCAAGATTTTGATCTATCTGGTAATGTTTATTTTTACCGTGTTGGCGATATATCCCATTCTGTGGCTGGTAATACAATCCTTTAAGACCACTCAGGAATATCTTACTACCAGTAAGCTTGCCCTTCCCAAGTTGTGGTTTCCTGGTAATTACCCCTATGCCTGGAAGCTTGGTAAATTCGGCATGTTGTTGCTAAACAGTTTATTTTATACCATCGTTACTGTTATGGGGGTAGTTGTTTTTGGGTTTATGGCGGGTTTTGCCTTTGCAAAAATCAAAAACAAGGCAACTCCATTGCTCCACGGAATGTTTATCGTTGGTATCCTTATCACCCTCCAGTCTATTATGGTGCCCCTCTTCCTTATGGTAAATACGGTGCATCTCTACGATACCAGGCTGGGAATACTTATTCCCTATATCGGCATAGGTCTTCCCATGGGGGTATACCTGAGTACTGAGTATATCCGCCATATTCCAGAAGCGCTTATTGAATCGGCTCGGCTGGACGGTACCGGGTATCTCAAAACTTTTTTCTTTATCATTTTTCCCATGTCTGCCCCGGTGGCAATGACCGTGGGGATTCTGACCTTTACCGGAACCTGGAACGAATTTATGCTGATCAATATCCTTGCTGCCAGCGATACTATTAAATCAATTCCTGTGGGGGTTGGGCGTTTCTCCGGCGCCCTGGCTTCGGATTACGGCAAGCAGTTTTCCGCTCTGGTTATCGGCTTGATCCCCATGCTCCTGTTCTATCTTATCTTCCGTAGACAGATAACCAAGGGTGTCGCGGCAGGTGCGGTAAAAGGATAG
- a CDS encoding aldo/keto reductase, protein MKTINLGNSGFITPAIAVGCMRINKIEKKEAESFIKTALDLGANFFDHADRYGNGACESIFADAIGMSSSVRENILLQSKCGIRQGYFDFSKEHILKSVDESLKKLKTSYLDVLLLHRPDALMECEEVAEAFSELHTKGKVRHFGVSNQNPSQIQLLQKFVKQPLIINQLQLSITNATMISEGLHVNMNDDAAVNRNGGVLDFCRLHDITIQAWSPFQYGTFEGVFLGNEKFPTLNAEIDKLAEKYGVSNTSIALAWIFRHPAKIQPITGTMNSGRLRDCIAGSEITLTREEWYGIYKAAGNTLP, encoded by the coding sequence ATGAAAACTATTAACTTGGGAAATTCCGGCTTTATAACACCGGCAATTGCAGTTGGCTGTATGCGGATTAATAAAATTGAAAAAAAAGAAGCCGAGTCTTTTATAAAGACCGCTCTTGATTTGGGTGCCAATTTTTTTGACCATGCGGATCGCTACGGCAATGGTGCCTGTGAATCGATTTTTGCGGATGCCATAGGCATGAGCTCTTCGGTTCGCGAAAATATTCTACTTCAGTCAAAATGCGGTATCCGGCAGGGTTATTTTGATTTTTCAAAGGAACACATTCTTAAATCCGTGGACGAAAGCCTGAAAAAACTTAAAACAAGCTACCTTGATGTGCTGCTCCTGCACAGGCCGGATGCACTTATGGAATGCGAAGAGGTGGCCGAAGCGTTTAGCGAGCTCCACACAAAAGGAAAGGTGCGGCATTTCGGCGTGTCAAACCAGAATCCCTCACAGATCCAGCTCCTGCAAAAATTTGTAAAACAGCCCCTCATTATTAATCAGCTCCAATTAAGCATTACCAATGCTACGATGATTTCGGAAGGCCTTCATGTAAATATGAATGACGATGCAGCGGTAAACCGGAACGGCGGAGTATTGGATTTCTGCCGCTTGCATGATATTACCATACAGGCCTGGTCGCCCTTTCAATATGGCACCTTTGAGGGAGTGTTTTTAGGCAATGAAAAATTTCCCACCCTTAACGCAGAAATTGACAAACTTGCCGAAAAATACGGTGTATCAAACACCAGCATTGCCTTAGCCTGGATATTTCGCCATCCGGCGAAAATTCAGCCCATCACCGGTACGATGAACAGCGGACGCCTGCGGGACTGTATCGCCGGGTCAGAGATAACGCTTACCCGGGAAGAATGGTATGGCATCTACAAAGCGGCAGGAAATACGTTGCCCTGA